The Paenibacillus mucilaginosus 3016 genome includes the window TGCATGGAAGTACCTCCTCTCAATTACGAAATCATGTGATTCCCGTTCAAAAATTAACGCTTGCCCGTTTTCTTGTCCGAATCCGTGTGACCTTTGTAAGTACGGGTTGGAGCGAATTCACCAAGCTTATGTCCGACCATATCTTCCGTCACGTATACCGGCACGTGCTTTCTACCATCATAAACAGCGAAAGTGTGGCCGATGAATTGCGGGAAAATCGTGGAACGGCGAGACCAAGTTTTGATAACCTGCTTCTTGGAAGCTTCGTTCATGTCTTCAACCTTCTTCAGAAGGTAGCCATCGATAAAAGGACCTTTTTTCAAACTGCGACCCATGCGTTGTTCCTCCCTTCTTTAAGCAAAGCGTAAATCGTATTACTTCGTGCGGCGACGAATAATGTACTGATTCGAAGCTTTGTTCTTCTTGCGTGTCTTGTAACCGAGCGTCGGCTTGCCCCAAGGAGACATTGGAGATTTGCGTCCGATCGGGGAACGGCCTTCACCACCACCGTGCGGGTGATCGTTAGGGTTCATGACGGAACCACGAACTTCCGGTCTTTGTCCGAGCCAGCGGGAACGGCCAGCTTTACCGATTTTGATAAGCTCATAATCCTCGTTACCAACGGAACCAACGGTTGCGCGGCAAACTTTCAGGATTCTTCTCATTTCGCCGGAGGAAAGACGTACGATAACGTACTGATCTTCTTTACCGAGCAGTTGAGCTTCCGTACCGGCTGCGCGAACCAGTTGGCCGCCTTTGCCTGGCTTCAGCTCGATGTTGTGGATAACCGTACCGACAGGGATGTTCTCCATCGGAAGAGCGTTGCCGACCTTAATATCAGCCGTTGGGCCGGATACTACTTGATCGTCCACTTTCAGACCTTTAGGAGCGATGATGTAACGCTTCTCGCCATCCACATAGTGGATCAGAGCGATGTTAGCGGAACGGTTCGGGTCGTACTCAATTGTAGCAACGCGACCTGGTATTCCATCTTTGTTACGCTTGAAGTCGATGATCCGGTACTTACGCTTGTGTCCGCCGCCTTGGTGACGAACCGTAATTTTACCTTGGTTGTTACGTCCAGCCTTTTTGCTCAAAGGAGCAAGCAGCGATTTCTCCGGAGTGGATGTTGTGATTTCTTCAAATGTCGAAACCGACATCGCACGTCTCGCAGGTGACGTTGGTTTGTACTTTTTAATTGGCACGTGGATTCCCTCCTTACTTTAGAAAGTTACTTATACCGATTCAAAGAATTCCAGTTCTTTGCTGTCCGCACTAAGGGTTACAATGGCTTTCTTCCATTCGGAAGTATAACCGGAGTAACGGCCATAACGCTTCGGCTTCGCCGGCATTCTCAACGTGTTAACATTCGAAACCTTCACTTTGAAGATCTGCTCGATTGCTTGTTTCACTTCCGTCTTGTTGGAACGGATGTCAACTTCGAACACGTATTTCTTGTCCGCCATCATTTCGCTGGAACGTTCGGTAATGATCGGGCGCTTAATAATATCGCGAGGGTTCTTCATTACGCAAACACCTCCTCTACCTTTTGCACCGCGTCCTTCGTAATGATCAGCTTGTCGTAGACCATAACATCCAGTACGTTGATTCCTTCAGCGACAACGAACTTCACGCCAGGAATGTTACGTGCAGAGAGTGCTACGTTCTCTTCGTAAGCAGCCGTTACAACCAGAGCCTTGCGATCCACTTTAAGGTTATTCAAGATTGCAGCAAATTCTTTTGTCTTTGGAGCAGCCATTTGAAGCTGGTCAAGAACGATAATCTCGCTCGACTTCACCTTGGAAGACAACGCAGATTTGATCGCCAGACGACGAACTTTCTTAGGCAGTTTGTAGGAGTAGCTGCGCGGAGTTGGTCCGAAGACGATACCGCCGCCTTTCCATTGCGGGGAACGGATGGAACCTTGACGCGCACGACCTGTACCTTTTTGTTTCCAAGGTTTACGGCCACCACCGCGAACTTCCGAACGACCTTTGGTTTTGTGCGTACCTGCACGAAGGGATGCGCGCTGCATCAGGACAGCTTCATTCAAGACATGAAGATGAGGCTCGATGCCGAATACCGATTCAGCCAGCTCCACTTCACCAACTTGAGCACCACTCACATTAAATACCGCTACTTTTGGCATGTGTTATCCTCCTTTCTTGCTATCTTAAGCTTTTACCGTCGATTTAACGGTAACGTAGCTGTTCTTAGGACCAGGAATGGAACCTTTGATCAGAAGCACGTTACGCTCAACGTCGATCTTAACAACTTCGAGACCTTGAATCGTAACTGTCTCGGAACCCATGTGACCTGGCAGGTTCTTACCTTTTGGTACACGGTTCGCTTGGATGGAACCCATCGAACCTGGACCGCGGTGATAACGGGAACCGTGAGCCATAGGACCTCTGGACTGGTTATGTCTCTTGATAACACCCTGGAACCCTTTACCTTTGGAAGTACCCGTTACATCAACGAATTCACCTTCAGCAAACACGTCAGCTTTGATTTCCTGGCCAACTTCGTACTCGGAAATCGCAACACCGCGAAGCTCTTTAACGTAGCGCTTAGGTGTTGTGCCTGCTTTCTTAGCGTGGCCCAACTCCGGTTTGTTTGCGTTTTGTTCTTTCTTATCGGCAAAACCGATTTGGATGGCCTCGTACCCGTCGTTCTCAACATCCTTCTTTTGCAGCACTGTGCAAGGACCTGCTTGAACAACTGTTACTGGTACAACCAATCCTTCGGGAGTAAACACTTGAGTCATCCCAAGTTTCTTACCTAAGATACCTTTAGTCATCGTTGACACCTCTTTTCCTCTCTTGCTTTGCTCTAGTTATTCACATTGTATATTACAGTTTGATTTCGATGTCCACACCGGACGGCAGATCCAGACGCATCAGAGCATCAACGGTTTGCGGCGTCGGATTGACGATATCGATCAAACGCTTATGCGTACGCATCTCGAATTGCTCGCGCGAATCTTTGTACTTGTGTACCGCACGGAGAATGGTAATGATCTGCTTCTCAGTTGGAAGCGGGATCGGACCAGAAACTCCAGCACCGGAACGCTTGGCTGTATCCACGATTTTCTCTGCGGATTGATCCAGAACTCTGTGATCATAAGCCTTCAAACGAATACGAATCTTTTGCTTTGCCATAGTATTCCCTCCTTTTATCGCCCAATTTAGTATCGGACATACTCCGTGAAAATCTCCTGACTCCGTCCCTATGGCAAAGGGGCCGGGTGTGTCAGCAACCTCTCACTTCATCGCAACGTCTCAGACCAACGTTCACTATTATATTAAATCTAGAAGAGAAAAGCAAGTAAAAAATGCACGCTTGCCCAAAATAAAATAAAAGCCCTTCATCCTAAGGATAAAGGGCTTTTATGCAAGCTAAATTACTTGCTGATGGAAGCAACCGCGCCTGCACCAACTGTACGGCCGCCTTCGCGGATAGCGAAGCGAGTGCCTTCCTCGATAGCGATCGGGGAGATCAGCTCAACCGTTACAGTGATGTTGTCGCCTGGCATAACCATCTCGGAACCTTCAGGCAGGTTGATGATGCCTGTTACGTCCGTTGTGCGGAAGTAGAACTGTGGACGGTAGCCAGTGAAGAAAGGCTTGTGACGGCCACCTTCTTCTTTAGTCAGGACGTAGATTTGTGCGGAAAAGTTCGTGTGAGGCTTAACCGAACCCGGCTTCGCCAGAACTTGACCACGCTCGATGTCCTTACGGTCTACACCACGAAGCAGTGCGCCGATGTTGTCGCCGGCTTGAGCGGAGTCCAGAAGCTTACGGAACATCTCAACGCCTGTAACAACGGACTTGCGAGTTTCTTCAGCCAGACCGATGATTTCGATCTCGTCGCCGACTTTGATAACGCCACGCTCTACACGACCTGTAGCAACGGTACCACGACCAGTGATCGTGAATACGTCCTCGACAGGCATAAGGAAAGGCTTGTCCGTGTCGCGCTCTGGAGTTGGGATGTAAGTGTCGATCTGTTCGAACAGTTCAACGATCTTCTCAGCCCAAGGACCATCTGGGTTTTGCAGCGCTTCACGAGCTGCACCACGGATGATTGGAGTGTCGTCGCCTGGGAACTCATACTCGTTCAGCAGGTCGCGAACTTCCATTTCAACGAGCTCGAGGAGCTCTTCGTCTTCAACCATATCACACTTGTTGAGGAATACAACGATGTATGGTACGCCTACTTGACGGGAGAGCAGGATGTGCTCACGAGTTTGTGGCATAGGGCCGTCAGCTGCGGATACTACGAGGATCGCGCCGTCCATTTGTGCTGCGCCGGTGATCATGTTTTTAACATAGTCGGCGTGGCCTGGGCAGTCAACGTGTGCGTAGTGACGGTTAGGTGTTTCGTATTCAACGTGTGCAGTGGAGATTGTGATACCACGCTCGCGCTCTTCTGGTGCTTTGTCGATTTGGTCGAATGCTACAGCTGCACCGCCGTATTTCTTGGACAGAACAGTTGTGATTGCAGCCGTCAGGGTAGTTTTACCGTGGTCGACGTGACCGATAGTACCAATGTTAACGTGCGGCTTATTACGTTCAAATTTCGCTTTTGCCATGGAAAGACAGCCTCCTTAAGTAACTAATTTATATTTAGGCACCTTTGTTCTTTGCGACGATTTCGTCAGCAATGGACTTAGGTACTTCTTCATAGTGGGAGATTTCCATCGAGTAAACGCCGCGGCCCTGTGTACGGGAACGCAGAGTTGTCGAGTAACCAAACATTTCGGAAAGAGGTACCTTCGCACGGATGATTTGGGCACCGAAACGTGCGTCCATACCTTCGATACGTCCACGACGGGAGTTAAGGTCGCCCATAACATCGCCCATGTACTCTTCAGGTACAGTTACTTCTACCTTCATGATCGGCTCAAGAAGAACTGGACGGCACTTCTCAGCCGCTGCTTTGAGAGCCATGGAGCCTGCGATTTTCGAACGCCATTTCACTGGAGTCCACATCGTGGTAGGAACCATCGACAACAGTAGCTTTGATATCCACAAGTGGGAAACCTGCGTATACGCCGTTCTTCATGGATTCTTCAATACCCGCTTGAATTGGAGCGATAAATTCTCTAGGAATCGATCCGCCCACAACCTTGCTCTCGAACTGGAAGCCAGTTCCCGGCTCAAGCGGTTGGAATTCCACCCAACAATGGCCGTACTGACCGCGACCGCCGGATTGGCGAACGAACTTGCCTTCGACCTTTGCAGCTTGTTTGAACGTCTCGCGGTATGCAACTTGCGGCTTACCTACGTTAGTCTCAACTTTGAACTCGCGAAGCATACGGTCAACAATGATCTCAAGGTGAAGCTCACCCATACCGGAGATGATCGTTTGGCCAGTTTCTTCGTCCGTGTGTGCACGGAACGTCGGATCTTCTTCGGAGAGCTTGGACAGAGCAACACCCATTTTATCTTGGTCCGCTTTGGTCTTAGGCTCAACAGCCAGTTGGATAACCGGCTCAGGGAAGTTCATCGACTCGAGAACTACAGGGTTCTTCTCATCACACAGTGTATCACCAGTTACGGTATCTTTCAAACCAACGGCAGCTGCAATATCACCAGAGTAAACGATACTGATTTCTTGACGGCTGTTCGCATGCATTTGAAGGATCCGGCCGATTCTTTCACGCTTGCCCTTAGTTGCATTCAGCACATAGGAACCGGAGTTCAGAACACCGGAATATACGCGGAAGAATGTCAGCTTACCGACAAACGGATCTGTCATGATTTTGAAGGCGAGTGCCGAGAACGGCTCATCGTCAGACGATTTACGAATAACTTCTGTGCCGTCTTCGAGTGTACCTTTGATGTCCGGTACGTCGATTGGAGCTGGAAGGTAGTCGATAACCGCGTCAAGCATCATTTGAACACCTTTGTTACGGTAGGAAGATCCGCAGATAACTGGGAAGATCTTAACGTTTACTACGCCTTGACGCAGTGCACCCTTAATCTCTTCAATAGTCAACTCTTCGCCTTCCAGGTACTTCATCATGAGCTCTTCGTCCAGTTCTGCAACCTTCTCAACGAGTTCAAGACGAAGCTCCTCCACCTTATCCTTGTACTCAGCTGGTACTTCGGATTCGATAGGGTCCTTACCCAAGTCATCCTGGTAGACATAAGCTTTGCGCTCTACCAGGTCGATTACGCCTGCGAAGTCATTCTCAGCGCCGATTGGCAGTTGGATAGCAACTGCATTGGCACCAAGCTTCTGACGCATCGATTCGATAACTTGAAGGAAGTCCGCACCGATAATGTCCATCTTATTGACGTATGCAATCCGTGGAACACTATAACGGTCCGCTTGTCTCCAAACGGTCTCGGATTGAGGCTCGACGCCTTCTTTTGCGCTGAACACACCTACGGCTCCGTCCAATACGCGCAGGGAACGTTCTACTTCAACTGTGAAGTCAACGTGACCCGGGGTGTCGATAATATTGATGCGGTGACCTTTCCATTGAGCGGTTGTAGCAGCGGAAGTAATCGTAATCCCGCGCTCCTGCTCCTGCTCCATCCAGTCCATCGTTGCAGCACCTTCGTGAACTTCACCGATCTTGTGCACGCGGCCCGTGTAGAACAGAATACGCTCGGTCGTGGTCGTCTTACCGGCATCGATATGCGCCATGATCCCGATATTGCGCGTATCTTTCAGAGAAAACTCTCTTGCCATCAGGGAATCTCCTTCCTATACATTAGGAATTTGAATTAGTATTCTACCAACGATAGTGAGCGAACGCTTTGTTGGCTTCCGCCATCTTGTGCGTATCCTCACGCTTCTTAACGGAAGCGCCAGTATTGTTGCTTGCATCGATAATCTCTTGAGCAAGTCTCTCTTCCATCGTCTTCTCACCACGAAGACGGGAGTAGTTGACGAGCCAACGCAGACCCAATGTAGTACGACGCTCTGGTCTTACTTCGATTGGCACCTGGTAGTTCGCGCCCCCCACACGGCGAGCTTTGACTTCAAGAACCGGCATAATGTTCTTAATTGCTTGTTCGAACACTTCCATTGGATCTTTGCCGGTACGCTCTTGAATGAGGTTGAAGGCGTTATAAAGAATAGCTTGCGCTACCCCCTTCTTCCCGTCATACATGATACGGTTGACCAGGCGAGTAACCAACTTGCTGTTATACACCGGATCGGGCAATACGTCTCTGCGAGTAACTGGACCTTTACGAGGCATAGTTATCCCCCTTTCTCAAAAAATCATTCTGATTTTGATAGATTATTACTTCTTCACTTTCGGACGCTTCGCGCCGTACTTGGAACGAGCTTGCTTACGGTTGTTCACGCCTGCTGTATCCAGCGCACCACGAACGATGTGGTAACGTACACCCGGAAGGTCCTTTACACGACCGCCGCGGATCAGTACTACGCTGTGCTCTTGCAGGTTGTGTCCGATACCCGGAATATAAGCTGTAACTTCAACACGGTTAGTCAGACGAACACGCGCATACTTACGAAGAGCGGAGTTCGGCTTCTTTGGCGTCATCGTACCTACACGAGTACACACACCGCGTTTTTGTGGCGAGCTGATATCCGTCGATTCTCTTTTCAAAGCATTGAAGCCTTTTTGGAGAGCCGGGGATTTGGATTTTACAACTTTTGCTTCCCGTCCTTTACGAACGAGTTGGTTGATTGTTGGCATTTTGGCCACCTCCTTCAATGGGATAATTCATGAATTTCAAGTCCACAGATCCAGGCGAATCGTAAATGAACAAATGAAAAGTTTTTGCCTTTGAAATTCGCTTCTCAGACAAAAACATTAGTCGTTCACTACGGCCGCTACCGCGGCGCCCACTTCGATTCCACACGCTTTACCTAACAACTTCATGGAGTCCACGTATGTTACATTAACCCCCATTTTCTTGCAAAGGTTAACCATTTTTATCGTTATTCGCGGATCTGCATCTTTGGCTACAAAGACTTCCAAGGCCTTGCCTTGTTCAACCGTCTTCGTCGCTTGCTTGTTGCCTATCGACAGCTTCGCAGCCTGCTTCACTTTATCATAAGACATGAGTCATATCCTCCAAAGCAGAACAGGTCAGGAACCATGTGTTTTGGCACACTTGGATATATTATCACTTCACCCAGACCGTGTCAAGAAAGGATCGCTTGCCTTTTCAAAGATTTTTGATAACCTTCTCCAAGGCAAGCGGACTTCCCTTACTCTACCGTTACTGCTTCCGCCTCGGTTACTTCTTCATCGAGCGGCTCAGCATTAGGATCCGTGATCCGGATATTGCGGTATCTCGACATCCCTGTACCGGCCGGGATCAGTTTCCCGATAATGACGTTCTCTTTGAGACCCAGCAGCTGGTCTACCTTACCCTTAATAGCGGCATCCGTCAGGACACGTGTCGTCTCCTGGAAGGAAGCGGCCGACAGGAAGGAGTCGGTCTCCAGCGATGCTTTGGTAATACCGAGAAGAACCGGCTTGGCGACCGCAGGCTCCTCGCCTGCAAAGAGCGCCACCTTGTTGGCTTCCTCGTATTCATGCATATCAACGAAGGAGCCAGGAAGCAGCGTTGTATTCCCCGCATCTACGATACGGATCTTACGCAGCATCTGACGGATCATAACTTCCACGTGCTTATCGTTGATTTCTACGCCCTGGTTACGGTATACGCGCTGAACTTCCTGCAGAATGTAGTTCTGAACGCCCCGGATGCCTTTGATGCGCAGCATTTCTTTCGGGTCGATGGAACCTTCCGTCAGCTCATCCCCTGCTTCCACGTTCTGGCCGAGGGTAACACGAATACGCGAGCCGTAAGGAACGTTGTAAGTCTTGGATTCCGCTTCGCCTTGAACTTCGATTTCTCTGCGGTCTTTTGCTTCGCGAATTTCTTTTACCACACCGTCGATCTCGGTGATGATCGCTTGACCCTTCGGATTACGGGCTTCGAACAGCTCCTGGATCCGCGGCAAACCTTGCGTGATATCATCCCCTGCTACGCCCCCTGTATGGAACGTACGCATTGTCAGCTGGGTTCCCGGTTCCCCGATGGATTGGGCTGCAATAATACCTACAGCTTCCCCGATTTCGACGAACTGGCCCGTTGCCAGGTTACGACCGTAGCACTTTTTGCATACGCCGTGCTTGGAGCGGCAGCTGAGTACGGAGCGGATCTGAAGCTTGGTAATGCCTGCCGCGATAATCTGATCAGCAACCGTAGAATCGATCAGTTCGTTGCGGTTCACAATGATATCGCCGGTTTCCGGATGACGTACGGTCTCGAAGGAATAACGGCCTTCAATACGGTCATAGAGATCCTCAATAACCTCTTTGCCGTCCTGAATCCGGGATACGAGGAAGCCTTTGTCCGTACCGCAATCTTCATCACGTACGATAACGTCCTGGGCCACGTCAACGAGACGACGGGTCAAGTAACCCGAGTCCGCTGTACGAAGCGCCGTATCGGCGAGACCTTTACGGGCACCGTGCGTCGAGATGAAGTACTCGAGTACCGTCAGGCCTTCACGGAAGTTCGACTTGATCGGGAGCTCGATGATTTTACCGGACGGGTTCGCCATGAGACCACGCATACCGCCCAGCTGGGTGATCTGCGATTTGTTACCCCGCGCTTTGGATTCCACCATCATGTTGATGGAATTGTACTTGTCGAGGGATCTCATCAGGATATCCGTCAGTTCATCCTTCGCTTTGCTCCAGATGGCAATAACACGGTCATAACGCTCGTCGTCCGTAATGAGACCACGGCGGTATTGGTTCGTTACCACGCTGACCTTCTCATCGGACTCCTGCATGATCTTCGTCTTCTCTTGCGGTACGACAACGTCCGCAACGGCAATCGTAATCCCCGCACGCGTGGAATACGTAAAGCCCAGCTGCTTGATATCATCCAGGATAATCGATGTTTGGGTCGTGTGATATTTGCGGAAGCACTCCGCAATGATCGTCCCCAGGTAATCCTTGCCCACAGCTTTGGTTTCGGGCAGTTCATCCATTGCTTTACGGATGTCCTGGCCCTTACCGAATACGAAGTAGTTATCAGACGGACCGTTCAGGAGGTTCGCCTTGGTTGCTTCGTTAATGTATGGGAAGTCCTTCGGATAGATTTCGTTGAAAATAATCTTACCGATGGTGGTAACGAGCATAGCTTCCTGCTGCTCAGGCGTAAAGCTTTCCTTGCCAAGCGCTCTGGCAGGGATGGCTACACGAGCATGAAGCGCAGCATCTCCACGGTGATAAAGAGATACGGCTTCCGCTACGGTGCGCAGGATCGTACCCGAACCTTTGGCATTCTTGTTCTCGGTCGTCAGGTAGAACGATCCGAGGACCATATCCTGCGAAGGTGTAACGACAGGCTTGCCGTCCTTCGGGTTCAAGATGTTGCCGGCAGCCAGCATCAGCAGGCGCGCTTCAGCTTGAGCTTCGGCAGACAGCGGCACGTGAACGGCCATCTGGTCGCCGTCGAAGTCAGCGTTGTAAGCCGTACATACGAGCGGATGCAGTTTGATCGCACGGCCTTCGACCAGGATCGGTTCGAATGCCTGAATCCCAAGACGGTGAAGCGTAGGGGCACGGTTCAGAAGGACTGGATGCTCCTTAATGACTTCTTCAAGCACATCCCAAACTTCTGGAGAGACTCTCTCTACCTTGCGCTTCGCGCTCTTTATGTTGTGGGCGAGGCCCTTATTAACAAGCTCCTTCATGACGAACGGCTTGAAGAGTTCCAGTGCCATCTCTTTCGGAAGTCCGCACTGATACATTCTCAAGCTGGGTCCTACTACGATAACCGAACGGCCCGAGTAGTCTACACGCTTACCCAGAAGGTTCTGACGGAAACGTCCCTGCTTACCCTTCAGCATGTGGCTGAGAGATTTGAGCGGTCGGTTGCCCGGTCCGGTGACCGGACGGCCGCGGCGGCCGTTGTCAATCAGAGCATCAACGGCTTCCTGAAGCATACGCTTCTCGTTCTGCACGATAATATCCGGCGCTCCGAGGTCCAGAAGACGCTTCAGACGGTTGTTCCGGTTGATTACGCGGCGGTACAGGTCATTCAGGTCGGACGTCGCAAAACGGCCGCCGTCGAGCTGTACCATCGGACGCAGTTCCGGCGGAATGACCGGGAGGACATCAAGCACCATCCACTCCGGCATGTTCTTGGAGTTACGGAATGCTTCCATAACCTCAAGACGCTTGATCGCACGGTTGCGGCGCTGGCCTTGAGCCGTCTTCAGCTCTTCCTTCAGCATCTCGACTTCCTTCTCGATGTCGATGTCCTGAAGAAGCTTCTTGACAGCCTCTGCTCCCATGCCTGCCTGGAACGCATACCCATACTTCTCGCGGTAGCTGCGGTACTCCTTCTCGGAGAGCAGCTGCTTCTTCTCGAGCGGCGTATCACCTGGATCGGTAACCACGTAGGATGCAAAATAAATAATCTCTTCGAGCGAGCGCGGGGACATATCCAGAGCCAGACCCATCCGGCTCGGGATGCCCTTGAAGTACCAGATATGGGACACCGGTGCGGCGAGCTCGATATGGCCCATACGCTCACGGCGTACCTTCTGGCGGGTAACTTCTACGCCGCAGCGGTCGCAAACGACACCTTTGTAACGGACACGCTTGTATTTACCGCAGTGACATTCCCAGTCCTTCGTAGGCCCGAAGATTTTCTCGCAGAACAGGCCTTCTTTCTCAGGCTTCAGCGTTCTATAGTTAATCGTCTCCGGCTTCTTGACTTCACCTCTGGACCACGAACGGATCTTATCCGGAGATGCCAAACCGATTTTCATGTACTCAAAATTGTTGACGTCGATCAAGGAGCAACCCTCCTCCAAGTTTTGTGCAACAAAACTACATCGGAAGCATCCGTTGTAACAATGTGCTGTCTATGTGCGGCTTACACCATTGCATTACGTCATTGTGACAGATGGGTGTTACTCCACACCCATCTCGGCGCCTTCCAGATTGAGGTTCAATTTGTCGCTTGTGACCTCATCGTCGTCGTCCATTTCCTTCATTTCGATTTCTTCTTCGTTCTCGGACAAGATCTTAACATCCATACCCAAGCTTTGAAGCTCTTTGATCAATACTTTGAAGGACTCCGGCACGCCCGGCTCCGGTACATTCTCACCCTTGACGATCGACTCGTACGTTTTGACACGGCCAACCACGTCGTCGGATTTTACCGTCAGGATCTCCTGCAGCGTATAAGCGGCGCCATAGGCCTCAAGCGCCCATACTTCCATCTCGCCGAAACGCTGGCCGCCGAACTGCGCTTTACCACCCAGCGGCTGCTGAGTAACGAGCGAGTAAGGACCTGTGGAACGGGCATGGATCTTATCGTCGACCATGTGCGCCAGCTTGATCATGTACATGACGCCAACCGTCACTTCACGCTCAAACGGATCACCGGTACGTCCGTCATAAAGAAGAGTCTTACCATTACGCTGCATGCCTGCTTCTTCCATCGTATCGAATACGTCATACTCACGCGCACCGTCGAATACCGGTGTGGCCGTATGAATACCCAGATACTTGGCCGCCATCCCCAAGTGAACCTCGAGCACCTGGCCGATGTTCATCCGCGACGGAACGCCGAGCGGGTTCAGCACGACTTGGACCGGCGTACCATCCGGCAGGAACGGCATGTCCTCTTCAGGAAGAATACGGGCGATAACCCCTTTGTTACCGTGACGACCTGCCATCTTATCGCCCTCGGAGATCTTACGCTTCTGAGCGATGTAGACGCGCACCAGCTGATTTACGCCCGGAGGGAGTTCATCGCCGTTTTCGCGGGTAAATACTTTTACGTCCACTACGATCCCGTCCGTACCGTGAGGTACACGGAGGGAAGTATCACGAACCTCGCGTGCCTTCTCACCGAAGATCGCATGAAGCAGCCGTTCTTCCGCCGTCAGCTCCGTTACACCTTTTGGCGTTACTTTACCGACGAGAATGTCGCCTGCGGCAATCTCGGCACCCACACGGATGATGCCGCGCTCATCGAGATTCTTCAGCGCGTCTTCACCGACGTTCGGAATGTCGCGGGTAATCTCTTCCGGTCCAAGCTTCGTATCCCGCGCTTCGGACTCGTATTCCTCGATGTGAATCGAAGTATAGACGTCCTCTTTCACGAGTTTCTCACTCAGCAGGATGGCATCCTCGTAGTTGTACCCTTCCCAAGTCATGAAGGCAACGACTACGTTGCGACCCAGCGCCAGCTCGCCCATCTCGGTGGAAGGACCGTCAGCGAGAATATCGCCTACGCGAACCTGTTCCCCTTTGTGGCAGATCGGTCGCTGATTGATGCACGTTCCCTGGTTGGAACGAAGGAACTTGTGAAGCTTATGTTTAACGAGGTCTCCGTTCACCAGCTTACCGTCAACCATCTCCTGACGGCGAACCCAGATCTCATTGGCCGATACACGTTCAACCACACCATTGACCTTGGATACGATACATACACCGGAGTCCTTAGCC containing:
- the rpsS gene encoding 30S ribosomal protein S19 translates to MGRSLKKGPFIDGYLLKKVEDMNEASKKQVIKTWSRRSTIFPQFIGHTFAVYDGRKHVPVYVTEDMVGHKLGEFAPTRTYKGHTDSDKKTGKR
- the rplB gene encoding 50S ribosomal protein L2 gives rise to the protein MPIKKYKPTSPARRAMSVSTFEEITTSTPEKSLLAPLSKKAGRNNQGKITVRHQGGGHKRKYRIIDFKRNKDGIPGRVATIEYDPNRSANIALIHYVDGEKRYIIAPKGLKVDDQVVSGPTADIKVGNALPMENIPVGTVIHNIELKPGKGGQLVRAAGTEAQLLGKEDQYVIVRLSSGEMRRILKVCRATVGSVGNEDYELIKIGKAGRSRWLGQRPEVRGSVMNPNDHPHGGGEGRSPIGRKSPMSPWGKPTLGYKTRKKNKASNQYIIRRRTK
- the rplW gene encoding 50S ribosomal protein L23, which produces MKNPRDIIKRPIITERSSEMMADKKYVFEVDIRSNKTEVKQAIEQIFKVKVSNVNTLRMPAKPKRYGRYSGYTSEWKKAIVTLSADSKELEFFESV
- the rplD gene encoding 50S ribosomal protein L4 produces the protein MPKVAVFNVSGAQVGEVELAESVFGIEPHLHVLNEAVLMQRASLRAGTHKTKGRSEVRGGGRKPWKQKGTGRARQGSIRSPQWKGGGIVFGPTPRSYSYKLPKKVRRLAIKSALSSKVKSSEIIVLDQLQMAAPKTKEFAAILNNLKVDRKALVVTAAYEENVALSARNIPGVKFVVAEGINVLDVMVYDKLIITKDAVQKVEEVFA
- the rplC gene encoding 50S ribosomal protein L3, whose translation is MTKGILGKKLGMTQVFTPEGLVVPVTVVQAGPCTVLQKKDVENDGYEAIQIGFADKKEQNANKPELGHAKKAGTTPKRYVKELRGVAISEYEVGQEIKADVFAEGEFVDVTGTSKGKGFQGVIKRHNQSRGPMAHGSRYHRGPGSMGSIQANRVPKGKNLPGHMGSETVTIQGLEVVKIDVERNVLLIKGSIPGPKNSYVTVKSTVKA
- the rpsJ gene encoding 30S ribosomal protein S10, with the translated sequence MAKQKIRIRLKAYDHRVLDQSAEKIVDTAKRSGAGVSGPIPLPTEKQIITILRAVHKYKDSREQFEMRTHKRLIDIVNPTPQTVDALMRLDLPSGVDIEIKL
- the tuf gene encoding elongation factor Tu — encoded protein: MAKAKFERNKPHVNIGTIGHVDHGKTTLTAAITTVLSKKYGGAAVAFDQIDKAPEERERGITISTAHVEYETPNRHYAHVDCPGHADYVKNMITGAAQMDGAILVVSAADGPMPQTREHILLSRQVGVPYIVVFLNKCDMVEDEELLELVEMEVRDLLNEYEFPGDDTPIIRGAAREALQNPDGPWAEKIVELFEQIDTYIPTPERDTDKPFLMPVEDVFTITGRGTVATGRVERGVIKVGDEIEIIGLAEETRKSVVTGVEMFRKLLDSAQAGDNIGALLRGVDRKDIERGQVLAKPGSVKPHTNFSAQIYVLTKEEGGRHKPFFTGYRPQFYFRTTDVTGIINLPEGSEMVMPGDNITVTVELISPIAIEEGTRFAIREGGRTVGAGAVASISK
- the rpsG gene encoding 30S ribosomal protein S7 — protein: MPRKGPVTRRDVLPDPVYNSKLVTRLVNRIMYDGKKGVAQAILYNAFNLIQERTGKDPMEVFEQAIKNIMPVLEVKARRVGGANYQVPIEVRPERRTTLGLRWLVNYSRLRGEKTMEERLAQEIIDASNNTGASVKKREDTHKMAEANKAFAHYRW
- the rpsL gene encoding 30S ribosomal protein S12, with product MPTINQLVRKGREAKVVKSKSPALQKGFNALKRESTDISSPQKRGVCTRVGTMTPKKPNSALRKYARVRLTNRVEVTAYIPGIGHNLQEHSVVLIRGGRVKDLPGVRYHIVRGALDTAGVNNRKQARSKYGAKRPKVKK
- a CDS encoding ribosomal L7Ae/L30e/S12e/Gadd45 family protein; protein product: MSYDKVKQAAKLSIGNKQATKTVEQGKALEVFVAKDADPRITIKMVNLCKKMGVNVTYVDSMKLLGKACGIEVGAAVAAVVND